In the genome of Thermodesulfobacteriota bacterium, the window ACTGGACTATGCCTGCCTTCATTTTATCCTCTTATTGTGTATCCGTTCACCGTTATCAGTTCACCGTTGTCCGTAAGAACCTGAAAAGTTTTTTTCGGTGAACAGTCAATGGTAATCGTATTTTCCGGCAACCGTCGCCCCTCAAAAAAACGTGAAAAACTCCGCCTGGTAAACGGTGAAGGTATTTTCCGTTATTCGGCCGCCGTTGTCCGTGAAAAACACGAAAACGTCTTTTTCGGTGAACGGTGAACGGACAACGGTGAACGGTTACCTTATTGTGCTATGGCGCGGGCCAGGGTCAGGACCGAAACTTTCCCTGCCCCGGCTTCTTTAAGTACCCGGGCGCATTCATTTACCGTGGCGCCGGTGGTAAAGACATCGTCGCAGAGAAGGATATTTTTGCCCCGAACCTTATCCGGCCGTTTCACGGCAAAGGCCCCTTTTATGTTTTTCCGGCGCTCGCGGTGTTTGAAATTTGTCTGGGGCTCTGTGTGCCTGTGGCGAACCAGGGTCGTAAAGTCTATTTTTTTCTCTTTTTCTTTCCCGGCCCATTCTCTTAGAAGGAGCAGTGTCTGATTAAAACCCCGTTGCCGAAGTCTCCTTACGTGAAGGGGCACGGGTACGAAGAGGTCAAACTGATCCAGGTTAAAAGGCCCATCCCCACTTTTTAATCCGGCGAGGGTTCGGGCATGGATAATCTTTTTCCCGAATTTGAATCGGTGGACGGCCTCAAGTATAGGCCCGTCATAAAAGGTGACAGCCCGGGCCTTATCAAAGTGATAGGGCTCGTTGAGACAGGTATGGCAAAGGTGTTCCGGCTGCCCTTTCGCCGCAAAAGGCCTTCCGCATACAGGGCATGTCGGGCTGTGAATGAACTTGATGCCACTCATGCACTTGGGGCAAAAAAGTACCTCCGGCCGGCCGGGTAAGGGGGCGCTGCAAAGCAGGCAGGACGCGGGGAAGAAAAGCTGTCCTATAGCCGAAAGGAGCAGCCTTATGCCTGCTAAGCCAGGTTTTCTATGACTGCATTGCCAAACTCTGAGCATTTAAGTTCAACGGCCCCGGGTATCTGCCTGGCCAGATCGTAAGTTACCCTTTTTTGCGAGATGGTTTTCTGGATGCCCTTGTAGAGCAGTTCGGTGACTTCTTTCCAGCCCAGGTGTTCAAACATCATTCCACCGGCCAGAATGAGGGCGCTGGGGTTGACCTTGTCCTGGCCTGAATATTTCGGCGCTGTGCCGTGTATGGGTTCAAAGAGGGCGTAACCATCGCCGATGTTGGCGCTGGGGGCCAGCCCCAGACCTCCGACCTGCGCGGCCAGGGCATCCGATAGGTAATCGCCGATCAAATTTGGTGTGGCGATAACGCTGTATTCCTCAGGCCGCAGCAAGACCTGCTGGAACATGGCATCCGCTATGCGGTCTTTTATAATGACCTTATCCTGGGGGGGCTTACCGCCATATTGGTCAGAGACCTCTTTCTCGGTGATAGTGGCCTCCGGGAATTCTTCCCTGGCCAGTTCATATCCCCAGAGGCGAAAGGCCCCGTCGGTAAATTTCATGATGTTTCCCTTGTGTACCAGGGTAACGCTGTTTTTTTTATTTTCCAGGGCGTATTCTATGGCCTTTCGAACCAGGCGTTTGGTCCCGCTCCGGCTGATATGCTTTATGCCGATCCCTGAATCCGGCGGAATATGTTTACCCTTGGTCTCCCTGATAAATGAGATTACCTTGGACGCCTCCGGCGTTCCTTCCTCCCATTCTATGCCTGTATAGAGGTCTTCCATATTCTCCCGGAAGATGATCATGTCCACCTTTTCCGGCTCTTTCACCGGGCTGGGCAGTCCGTGGAAATATCGGGAGGGCCGGATGCAGGCATACAATTGAAGTTCATGCCGCAGGGCCACGTTCAGGCTGCGGATGCCTTTTCCCACGGGCGTGGAAAGCGGGCCTTTTATGGCTATCCGGCAGTCGCGAATGGTGTTGAGGGTCTCCATTGGCAGCCATGCGTTTTTTTGCGCGAACGCCTTTTCTCCGGCTAACACCTCCTGCCAGAAAACCTTGCGCTTTCCGCCGTAGGCCTTGCCTATAGCCGCATCCCAAACGCGGACGGCGGCCGCCCATATATCAGGGCCGATGCCGTCCCCTTCGACATAAGGGATTATGGGATAATCCGGCGCCTGGATTTTACCGTCAGCAGATAGAGTGATCTTTGCCGGTTGGTTGGTCATGAAACGTAACTCCTTAATCTTTAAAAACTGGCCTCAAAATCTATTATAAAAACGGACATTCGTCAACAGCAAATAAGTCCAAAAACGACCGCCTAAAATAATCTGTTGCTGTATCACAGTCCGCCTGCGACGGGCTCCTGCTAATTTAGCTGTCAGCATTCAGCCATCAGCCATCAGCGTAAGACGTGAGAAGTGAGACATTAGACGTGGGAACTCAGAATCCAGAAGAATCCAGAATAAAACCATTCTGACTTCCGACTTCTGAATTCTAGATTCTGACTGCTGACCGCTGATAGCTGATGGCCGATCGCTGCTTCGCAATAGAAGGACTTTTACGAAGGCGTCAATCTATAACTTGTCACTTTTTTCCAACGTCCCGGCAAATATCCGGCTTGCCCCTTTATTGGCACAAAATTCTCCGCACATGGTACATGTAGCGTTGTCACGGGGCAGACGGTCTTTCCGGATCGTTCGGGCGATCTCCGGAAACAGCATGGAGCGAAATTGGCCTTCCCAGTCCATA includes:
- a CDS encoding ComF family protein, with protein sequence MLRVWQCSHRKPGLAGIRLLLSAIGQLFFPASCLLCSAPLPGRPEVLFCPKCMSGIKFIHSPTCPVCGRPFAAKGQPEHLCHTCLNEPYHFDKARAVTFYDGPILEAVHRFKFGKKIIHARTLAGLKSGDGPFNLDQFDLFVPVPLHVRRLRQRGFNQTLLLLREWAGKEKEKKIDFTTLVRHRHTEPQTNFKHRERRKNIKGAFAVKRPDKVRGKNILLCDDVFTTGATVNECARVLKEAGAGKVSVLTLARAIAQ
- the icd gene encoding isocitrate dehydrogenase (NADP(+)), with amino-acid sequence MTNQPAKITLSADGKIQAPDYPIIPYVEGDGIGPDIWAAAVRVWDAAIGKAYGGKRKVFWQEVLAGEKAFAQKNAWLPMETLNTIRDCRIAIKGPLSTPVGKGIRSLNVALRHELQLYACIRPSRYFHGLPSPVKEPEKVDMIIFRENMEDLYTGIEWEEGTPEASKVISFIRETKGKHIPPDSGIGIKHISRSGTKRLVRKAIEYALENKKNSVTLVHKGNIMKFTDGAFRLWGYELAREEFPEATITEKEVSDQYGGKPPQDKVIIKDRIADAMFQQVLLRPEEYSVIATPNLIGDYLSDALAAQVGGLGLAPSANIGDGYALFEPIHGTAPKYSGQDKVNPSALILAGGMMFEHLGWKEVTELLYKGIQKTISQKRVTYDLARQIPGAVELKCSEFGNAVIENLA